In Planctomycetota bacterium, the DNA window GGTCGCGGCTGCCGTGGAGAATTCGGGTGACTGTGACGGTCTCGTCGTCAAACCGGTAGAAGAGCAGGTAGTTCTTGAAGCCTGTGATGATGCGGCGACGCAGTGGACCCTCGGTTCGCTCTGGCATGCCGAGGATCGGTGGCGTTTGTGTCGGATACTCCGCCGCATAGTCG includes these proteins:
- a CDS encoding type II toxin-antitoxin system RelE/ParE family toxin, whose product is DYAAEYPTQTPPILGMPERTEGPLRRRIITGFKNYLLFYRFDDETVTVTRILHGSRDLRRVPDL